The DNA segment ATGGGTGGGGAAAAATGTTTCTATTACCCACATGGCATTGATTCATGGGCCGGCTTATGTAGGAGATGATGCCTTTATTGGTTTTCGTTCCACGGTATTTAACGCCAGAGTTGGTGCAGGCTGCGTCGTCATGATGCACGTTTTAATTAAAGATGTAGAAATTCCTCCAGGTAAGTATATCCCTTCGGGGTCAATCATTACTAGTCAGCATCAAGCTGACCGTTTGCCGGATGCTGAAGTTGAAGATCAGCAGTTCGCTCATCATGTGGTTGGGATCAATCAGTCCTTAAGAACTGGTTATCTGTGTGCTGCGGATAGTAAATGTATTGCACCCATTCGGGATGAGATTGCTAAATCTTATACAAATACTGGTATTACTGTTTTAGAGCTAGAAAGGAGTAGTGAAGTGTCGAGCAATAGCTTGGGTGCAGAAATCGTAGAACAGGTACGTTATCTTTTAGATCAAGGATTTAAAATTGGTACTGAACACGTAGACGAAAGACGTTTCCGGACTGGTTGCTGGCAAAGTTGCCAGCCGATTCAACCTGGATCAATGGGTGAAGCGATCGCATCTCTAGAAAGTTGTCTCAGAGATCATAGCGGTGAATATGTCCGGCTGTTTGGTATTGATAGTGGTAGACGGCGCGTGTTAGAAACCATTATTCAACGCCCTGATGGTGTAGTTAGTGCGATTAAATCTAGCGGATTTAAACCATCTGCCAGTAATGGCAATGGTCGTTACAGTAGTAACGGTAATGGTCACGTTGCCAGCAGTGGCGCACTGAGTAGCGAAACTATAGATCAAGTTCGTGGTTTGCTCTCAAGCGGTTACAAAATTGGGACAGAACACGTAGATGAACGCCGTTTCCGGACTGGTTCCTGGACGAGCTGCAAGCCTATTGAATCCACTTCGACAAATGAAGTAATTGCCGCCTTAGAAGAATGTATAGAATTGCACCAAGGTGAATATGTGCGCTTAATCGGCATTGATGCCAAAGCTAAACGGCGGGTTTTAGAAAGTATTATCCAAAGACCAAACGGACAAGTTGCTCCATCTGGCGAAAAACAATCCTTTAGCAGAGGCAGTTCTGGCACGGCTACAGCCACAGCCACAGCTACCAGTACAAAATTGAGTTCTGAAGCAGTAGACCAAATCAGACAAATTTTGGCTGGTGGATATAAAGTGAGTGCGGAACACGTAGACCAAAGAAGGTTCCGGACAGGTTCTTGGGCTAGCTGTGGTCAAATTGACACCAAATCCGACAGAGAAGCGATCGCCGTCTTGGAAGGATACCTTGCTGAATATCCCGAAGAATATGTGCGTTTAATTGGTATCGACACCAAAGCCAAGCGCCGAATCTTAGAGACGATTATCCAACGTCCTTAAATAGAGGGGAGTGGGGAGTAGGGAGCAGGGGTGAGTTGGAAATTAGTTTACACTCCCGGTTGCTTAACAATCGTTGCCCTTCAGCCTCCTCTCTCCCTGCCCCCTGCTCCTCTGCCTCTTCCCAGTCCCCACACACTATTTCCGGCTTCCGAGGTTAACATTTCCATGTCTGTGCCGCCACTGCACCTCAGCAACAACTTCGACTCTTACACGAGTGGCGAGGTGATTATTCATCCCAGCGCAGTACTTGCACCTGGAGTGATACTTCAAGCGGCTGTAAACAGCAAGATGATCATCGGACCAGGAGTTTGTATTGGTATGGGGTCAATTCTCCAAGTTAGCGAAGGAATTCTAGAGGTAGAAGCAGGGGCAAACTTGGGAGCCGGTTTTTTGATGGTTGGCAAAGGCAAAATTGGCGCAAATGCTTGTGTTGGTTCAGCAACCACAGTTTTTAACTGTTCTATCGAGCCGGGAACAGTCATTCCCCCAGGCTCAATTTTAGGAGACACGAGTCGGCAAATTGAGGACACACAACAACTGGAATCATCCACTAATAATGGAGCTAAAACCAGTCATGAAGAACAGCCAGAAGTAGAAAATAGCTCAGAGGCAGATGAGGAAACAGTCATGTCCTCAACTACCATTTCAGCAACGACTTACTGGAAATTCAAACACCAGTCTACTTCTTCTGAACCTTCGCCTACATCGGAAAGCCAGCCAGCACCTGTAGAACCGACACCTGAAAAACCTGCACCTGTAGAAGAAAACCCTAACGCTACTAATTCCATTCCCCAAAAACCAAAATCCAGTCAGCCGCTGACTGAATCGCCTAATAGTTTCGGGAACCAAATTTATGGACAAGTGAGTATAAGTAGATTATTAGTTACATTATTTCCCCATAGGCAAACCTTAAATAACCCGATTTCTGACGATCAGGCTGAGTAAGTGTTAATTGTAAGTTGTCGGTTTCGTGAGTAACTTGGAAAATTCAGATGGAAACATCTAATCAACACTCTCTTAGCACAATTCGGAAATCTCGCCGTCGAGATAGTCTGAAAAACACTGCTTTAGGTTTAGTCTCTACCAGCAGCTTTCCCGCCATAGTGGGAACAGCAGATATGATGCTAAAGTCGGCTGGTGTTCACCTAGTGGGGTATGAAAAAATTGGTAGTGGCCAGTGTACGGCTATTGTGAGGGGTGGCATTGCCGATGTTCGTCTGGCGGTAGAAGCTGGTGTTCAAACTGCTGAACAGTTTGGTCAATTGGTTTCTAGTTTGGTAATTCCTCGGCCTTATCCTAACCTGGAGATAGTACTACCCATCAATAGCCGCCTGAGTAAATTGATGGAGGAAGGTAATCAAAGCAGTTTAAGTAACTTAGCCATTGGTTTAGTTGAGACGCGGGGCTTCCCGGCGATGGTGGGTGCTTGTGATGCTATGCTCAAAGCGGCCGATGTTCATTTAGCAGCTTATGAAAAAATTGGTGCGGGTTTGTGTACAGCCATTATTCGTGGCACTGTGGCGAATGTAGCCGTGGCCGTAGAAGCGGGAATGTTTGAGGCAGAACGCATTGGGGAATTGAATGCAGTCATGGTGATTCCTCGTCCACTGGATGAAATGGAAAATACTTTGCCTTTAGCCAGTTGCTGGATTGAACACCGTGAACCATTGAATATGCCTGTGAATGTCGAGGAACAGGTGGCTGAAATAGAAGTGCTACAGTTACCTGATTTATCTCAGATACCAGCAAAATTTGCTGAAGAGGTGAATGAAGAAATATGGAAAGATGAATGATGAATTAAAAAGGATAAATGAACAATTATTGGCAATTCTCATTTAACTTTCGGCATTCAACATTCATCGTCGGTTGGAAGGCATCTTACGCTTTGCTTGTTGTTTTGATGTTAACTCGTGTTTACCATAAGTAAAACAAGTTTATTCTAATAACCTTAATAGAGTTTTATCTATAGTTTAATTCAGAACTTCGTATGAGTGATTCAGCATCATTGGCAAGTGTTCAGTGATACTAGATTTATAGATATAAATCGCTATTAGAGGAGAATCACTCTTGAAGCAGGCAACGCTACATCAGTTGAAAGTGTTCGAGGCGGCAGCACGGCATAGTAGCTTTACTCGTGCGGCTGAGGAATTATTTCTGACTCAACCCACCGTCTCTATGCAAATTAAACAACTCACAAAATCGGTGGGGTTGCCATTATTTGAGCAGGTGGGAAAACGTCTATTTTTGACAGAAGCAGGACGGGAATTATTTGCCACTTGTCGGCAGATTTTTGAAACTATAGCCCAGTTTGAGATGACTGTGGCAGATTTAAAAGGATTAAAACAAGGGCAATTACGCTTGGCTGTGATTACAACGGCAAAGTATTTTGTCCCCCGTTTATTAGGGCCATTTTGTCAACTTTATCCAGGAATTGAGATTGCGTTACAAGTAACGAACCATGAACGCCTCTTGGAACGGATGGTCAATAATATGGATGATTTGTACATTTTGAGTCAAGTTCCAGAAAATCTAGATGTCAGCTATGAGCCATTTTTAGATAACCCCTTAGTAGTGTTTGCGCCGGTTAATCATCCCTTAGCAAAAGAAAAAAATATCCCCATAGGAAGGTTGACAAATCAACCTTTTATTATGCGAGAACCAGGTTCAGGAACTCGTAGGGCTGTGCAGGAACTTTTTGATGAACATGGTGTGAAGGTAAAAGTTAAACTGGAATTGGGTAGTAACGAAGCGATTAAACAAGCGATCGCCGGTGGGTTAGGAATTTCTGTTTTATCGCGTCATACTTTAATGCCAGACTCTTCTGAGTTCAGCATTTTGGATGTAGAACACTTTCCCATCAAGCGCACTTGGTTTATCGGGTATCCCTCTGGCAAACAGTTATCCATCGTCGCTCGTACTTATTATGACTATCTGCTGGAAGCAGCGAAAAAGTTTGTTGAGGAAACTGGTTTTTCTGCTTACAGTAAAAGTGAGGATATTCCAACTAACCTTGGCGACTAGAAGCCGCGGCTATACAGACAAGGCGCGCAGCGGCTTCCCAGAGGGAAGGCCACCTGCGTGGGTTTCAAATCCTCAGATAAACCTCTCTCTTCCTGATTCCTCAGTGTTCTCTGTGCCTCTGCGGTACGCGCTACGCGCAAGCTACGCTAACGTTTATCTAAAAAATGTTATCCGCTTTGCTTGCGTATTTGCTTACAGTTATAGAAACCAAATATCAGCCAAAATGCCAGGATAAATGAGGTTAATAACAAAATTGGTATAGATCCAAAATTAGCAATTAAAAGCGGTGCGGCGGCTGTAAATAAGCCTCCACCCACAATAGGTTCAAACAGCAATTGTTTATAAGCAAAACTTTCAAATGCACCAGAACGGTTATCTGGATCTACCATTCGCAACAGCAATAATCCAGTGGAAGTGACACCCATAGATTGTCCCATATCGCCAATGCCACGTTCAAACCAGTAAAAAGGTAATAGATGGGGGCCTAAAAATACAAAGGCGCAAACATTCCACGCAATCCCAGCAACGGATAAAATCAGAAAGGGAGCAAGATTATCTCCCAGTACAGACAGCGAAATGCTTGCTAGGGCTGTGACAATTGTAATATCTAACGCCAGTCCGCCAATATTTTCCATCAGGGGACGACTAATTAAATAGGTGCGTCTGGTACGCATAAGTATATACTGCACAATCATTCCCCCAATTAGGGCGATGGGGAAGAGCGGTACGTAGGATATGAGTTGAACTCCACCTCTACCCCAGGTGATTGATTCCATAAAACGCAAAGCTTCTAGAATTAGCCAGCCGAAAGCGATCGCTAATCCGACAAAACCAAAGTTGAGTGATAATGGATCAATTAGTAAGTTGCGGACTAAATGTTTTCTGGCAATTGTGACACTTGGTTCTTCTTCTGGTAGCTGATTCTCTGCATTTTCTAAATTATCTGACGCTTCACGACTGACTTTAATCCGTCCAGTTCTGCGTCCCCAGTGGATCAAAATTGTCCCGGAAACCACCCCAGAAACTAGCCCCACTGTGGCTAAAGCTAAAGATAAATCAGGCCCGGCGGTAAAACCCAATTCTGTAAAAGTTGCCGCCATTCCGGCTGATGTGCCGTGTCCCCCTTCAAAGGCGACTTCAATTAAACAAGCTACTATGGGCGGTAAATCAAAAACTGGGGTTAATATGGTGATTGCTAGTATTATTCCTACTACGTATTGACCCCAGGCGATCGCTTGACCCAAAGCCACTTGTGGCGCAGCTTTCCGCCAAAATTGCTGCAATGTCGGCACATATTGACCCAGAAACAGGGTAGCAAAAACAATGTTAATAAAGATACCAGGAGACTGTGACCAAACCGCCTGGACATTTTCGGTAAATAGACCTTGAACCAGAGGAGATTCGGGATTTACTGAGTTGACAATTGCACCCAAAGCACCTTTACCCAGGAGTAAGGCCAGAATACCAGCAACAATTGAACTAGGTATGTAGAGCGATCGCAATATTCCCAGGCGCTGTCTAATCAACCGCCCTACCAGAATTAAGATAGCGATGAGAATATAAGCCCAGAATACATCTATGAGTTTGAACATATTTGTAACAGTTGCCTTGAGCAAGTTTGCACAATGGGAGCATTCTTTGTATCTAATGATTCTCTATGAGTCTGGGCTTCTTGGCAATAGCTGAGTATGTAAATTCGTAATTCGTAATTCGTAATTCGTAATTATTAAGAACATTAAAAAGTATGATATTGAGATATTTGTCAGGTTTTACTTTAGTCAATAAACGAGTTGATATTAAGTTTGGAGAAACAATTTATGTTAGGTCTAGACAATATTACATTTGACCCTGGCATCATGGGAGGACAAGCTTGCATTCGGGGGATGCGAATCCCGGTGTCTTTAGTGGTTAATTTAATAGCTAATGGGAAAATTGTAGAGGAAATTTTAGAAGAATATCCTGATTTAGAAGCAGAAGATATTCGTCAATCTTTACTGTATGCGGCGTGGTTGACTCAAGAACGGGTTTATCCTTTCAAATTTGCTTAATAAGTAAAATTAGATTTTTGGCAGAATATAATTTAACTCTTATGCAGCCAGGCGATCGCTCATTGTTTTATCTTTGCATAAGAGCGATCGCTTAGTGATTATGGCATTAAAATCTGACGGACTAAAATACTCATTACCTCACCTGGGTTAGTGGTTGGAAGTAAAGGACTCCAATCGCCGATGCTGGCGTAACCAATCACCTGCAAATAATGAATTGTACTGCTGACGGTTTTGGGAGAACCAATCAGTAAATGCTTAATGGGTTCTCTTCTGGTTGAGGCGTTTTCAGGGGATGGATTGTTGCTGGCTGTATCTAAATCTTCACGGGGTAAGTTTTGAGACTCTACAAAATTTTGTAATTGTGTCATCATTGTAATGATCTCCCATTGTGGAGTGAAAGGCGATCGCAGACTCTTGTCCGGAGGGCGATCGCCTTTCTTTGTACATTTTTATTAAAGTATAAATTTATACCTTTGTCAATACCCTAATGCCAAAAAACTCAAATTAAATTTGAGTAAAATTCAGCTTGAAAAAAGAGAATGATTTTCTATAATTTGCAAATATAATGATAGCGATCGCCACCATAAAAAAAGATACCCGACTTCTTGAAGAAGTCGGGTATCTGAGCCTCTCGCTAGTGGTAAATCAGAGAGAATAGCTATATTTTTATGAGACAATAATATTAAAGTGATAACTTATAGCGCCTTTGCGTAAGGGTTAAAAAATTTTACAACTCTAGGCGTTATTCTGGCGATTGTGTACTATTCTCATCTTGAAATTCTGTAATTTTGGCATATAAACTGGCAACTGTTTCTTCAGCAAAGAGTTTTTCTTTAACTTGCAAATAATCGCCTTCACTTAATTTACAGGTTGCCCAAAATTTCATTACCTTCGATGGTTCTAAGTGAGTGAGTAAAACCTGCATTACTTCTTGGATATTTTCTTCTTCGTTGATAACTTTAATTGTCATCGTTTAAAAATTAGGTGATAAACCTGCTTGTTTGCAAATTTCATTGGCAGTAATGCGATCAATGGTACGATGCCTTTTTACAGGAATAGTTTTTGTCTCATTACTATAGATAGAATGATTTCCTCCTTCTCTCAATAAATAGAATCCATTCTGTTCTAAGTGTTTAATTAAATCTTTTCGTTTAACTGACACACTCAAACCTCTACAGGAATTTGTTCGAGTAAAGAATTACCTATAGGAATTTCTTTATTTTGTTGACGATAGGCAAGAATCATTTCTTTGGTTGCATCTTGTAACATCGCTCGACATTCTTCTAGAGTTTCTCCCTCAGTGATGACTTCTTGCCATTCAATGAGTTGTCCCATATATCCGCTATTAATTTTTGTATATTTTGCCGTGTATGTAATTAACATCAGGTGGTTGTGAATGAAATTCTATAATTTATCGTAGTTTATTTTTTCTAGGCAAGCGTTAGTGTAGATATCGCAATCATTATCTTCTGTGAAAAACTACGAGTCCGGTTGAATACTTACTAAATCCACAAACCCGCCAAACCTCTGCTATGTCTCCCCTCCTCGCTTGCGGCTATCCATTACCCGGATCTTTCTTAACATTTGCGAGAGCGATCGCCGGAGGCGGGGCTTTGCCCATCGCTCACCAAATCGCAAAGCCTTAAACTTACGTTGTCAATTCTCAATAAAAGTGGTTTTTTAGCGAGAATAACAAGAGCTAATTTGTCAAGTACGTAATAAATTTGAATCCTTATGACCCTTGCAAAACAAAGGTTTCAAGATTGTTAAGAATTTTGTGGGTAATGGATAGTCGCTTGCGGGGAGGGGTTGGAGGTGGGGTTCAATGATTGTGGTAATGGCAACTAATTAATTTTTATCCTGAATTTTGTTGCCGGCAAGCTTCCCAATTTTCACGAACAGTAATAGTATGGGGATGATTGTCTCCCAGCAGGCGTTTAAAGAGTTCTAAAGCTTGGAGATACAGGGGTTCGGCTTGGTCGTACCTTCCTTGGGATTCGTAGAGTAGTGCCAAGTTGTTGAGGCTGGTGGCGACTGAGGGATGATTGTCTCCCAACAGGCGTTTTAACAGTTCTAAAGCTTGGAGATACAGGGGTTCGGCTTGGTCGTACCTTCCTTGGGATTCGTAGAGTAGNNNNNNNNNNNNNNNNNNNNNNNNNGCAGGCGTTTATCGAGTTCTAAAGCTTGGAGTAACAGGGGTTCGGCTTGGTCGTACCTTCCTTGGGAATCGTAGAGTCCTGCCAAGTTGTTAAGGCTGGTGGCGACTGAGGGATGATTTTCTCCCAAGCGGTTTTGCACCGTTGATAAACACTGTTGATTCCAAGGTTCGGCTAAGGTATACAAACCTTGTCCTTCATAAAATCTGCTCAAGCCGAGGAAAGGCCAAATTAAATCTTCATCACTGACGTATTGAATGAGATGATTTGCTACTTCAGCTAAATGAGGTATAGCAAGGGAAACAGCATTAATTTCCTCAAGTGTGGGAGTTTGAGGAATTTTTTTGGCGACTGTTACCATTACCTGAGAAACGGATAGCTTAAATTCCTCTACCTGCTCTAAACCTGTAAGCTTAGATTGGAAAAATTCCCGCAGTAGTGGATGTAATTGATATATTCCTTCACCTTTGCGCTGGAGTAAATGCAGATACAGCAGCTTATCGTCCCGAATTTCCTCTAAATCTTCCTCATCTTCTTCAGGTAGGCACTGTTCTACTAATTTCCAGGGTATGGGTGCAGCTGCAAATAAACTGATTAAACAGCCTAATTGTTGATCATCTTCTGTTAATTCCTGCCAACTCAACTCAAAAGCGGCTTTCACTCCCAGTTGTGCTGTCATATCAACGTCTGGCTTCACCAGTGCAGCTTGTTCTAATCGCTTTTTCTCCAAGCGCTGCATCATTTCCGAGAGGGATAAATCCGGTTTCCGCGCCAGATATCGCCCCACCAACTCCAAACCCAAGGGTAAATACCCCAGCCATGCACACAACTGATTTGCTACATCTAATTCTCTCTCAATTCGCTCTGGTGTTTCTCCCAGCAAAGACCGTAACAACTCCAACGCTGCATCTGGTTGTAATACATCCAAAGGTAGTTGCTTGATGGATGCACCCAACAGTTGGCGCGTAGTCATCAACACTCTAAATCTGGAAGATAGCCCATTTAGGTAAGTTTTGACTTGTCGGTAATCTGTGACATCATCCACCACTAGCAGCACATCACCTTCACGCCAATTCCTCAAGCAGAATTGCACTTGTGCGGGTAAATCAAACTCTTCTGGTGGGTTTAAATCAAGCTGAGTTCTGGCAAATTGCACCACTTGAACGCCCACATCCCCAGCTTTTACTTGTAACCAGCAAATTCCACCTTTGTAGGTGTCGCGCTGACTCATTGCATATTGCAAGGCGAGTTCTGTTTTACCTAGTCCACCCATTCCCGCAATTGCTGCAATGGCGACTTGGTTATTTTCCTGCAAAAGTTGGTGGATTTTTTGCAGTTCTTCATCACGTCCCACAAATTTCACCACTCCACTCAGGGGTAAATTTTGCGGAATACCAATGGCTTGGGAAGTTTTGCCCAGATTTATAGACTGGGTAAAGTTTTTAATTGTGATATCACGGGCTTGAACATTCTCAAAGGCGTTCTGCCGTATTTGCTCAGGATTAGGGCGATTTTCGCTCATAATTCTAAGCCTTCATGTTGATATTGCCAAGGTCAAGATCATCACCAAATTGAGAATCAACCAGCGCTTCTTGATTCACTGCACCCTCTCTTGTCGCGGTCAAATCTATATCGCCTACCTTGGCTTTACCCTGTACTTTGACTCCCTTGAGGACTATTTGATTAATGGTTTCATTGGCTTTTAGCTGGGTCATCAGTTCTTGCAACCGATTAGCAAAAGCTTCGTCTTCCTCCATTTGCGTTTCTAGTTCATCCTGAAACTTAGAGGTATTCTTTTCTGTAGGATTTTCTTCGGCTCTTTTCAGTAGTCCTTCCATTCCCGCAGCTTGGAATTTCTGCCGAATTGCACTCAATAGTTGACCAACTTGTTCGGAAACTCCTTTACCTAAAGCTTTTCCTCCTTCCTTCAAGGCTTCTGAAAAAACTAGGGTGGCGATCGCAGCAGCTGTTATTGGTTCCATATCAATAATATTAAGAGATTATACTTTTGGTATTCAGTATAACCGTTTCTCGAATATTGCTGATTTTGAAGAATTTAGCTCACGCAGAGGCGCAGAGGCGCAGAGAGTAAGAGATGAGAATATTTACATCTCAGTATTCTTTACTCTCTACTTTTTACTAAACGTTGACAGGTGTACTTGCTCTTGTTACCTGAACTGTGGGTATCATCTGCATCCCGGCTGGTGCGGCTAAGGTGAGTCCACGGCGCACGGGATACACAGGACGCTGGTTAACCAGTGATAATTGAAATTCTGACAAAATCGTAGCTAAAGCAATTTTCATTTCATACTGAGCAAAAGCCAAGCCTATACAACGCCGATTTCCACCGCCAAAGGGTAAGTATTCATAAGGGGAAAATTGCTTTTCTAAAAAGCGTTCTGGTTTGAATTGCTGTGACTGTGGGTAAACTTCCTCTCGATGATGGGCTAAATAAATGCTGGGAATTATGACAGTTCCTACTGGCAATTTATAGCCCATAATTTCTACTGGGGTTTTCACAACTCTGGGAAATCCATTCCCCACAATTGGATAAATTCTCAAGGTTTCTTGGCAAACTGCTGTTAAATATGGCAATTTAGCAATGCTACTCGGTTCGGGATTTACACCAAGGGTTTCTAGTTCCCGTTGTAATTTCTCTCGGACTTCTGGTAATTGTCCCAGCCAGTAAAAAGCCCATGTCAATGCAGAAGCTGTGGTTTCATGTCCCGCAACTAACATTGTCATTAATTCATCACGTAACTCCACATCTGACATTCCCTCGCCATCGTCATAACGAGCCGAAATCAATAAACTGAGAATATCTTGGCGATGTTGTCCAGATTCAGCCCGACGTTCTTTAATTAGACTATAAATTACTTGATCGATTTGCTGCAATAGCCGGACAACTCGCCCCCAAGGACTCCACGCACCTAAATCTTTTTGCATAAAACTAAAAAAGAAGGCGCTGGACATTAAAGGGGAACCCATGAAGTCTAGCAGGGATGTGAGTAATCGCCCCAATTCTCTAAAAACTGGCCCCTCATCCACACCAAATACTACTCGTAAAATTACGCGCAAGGTGATTTCTTGCATTGAGGCG comes from the Nodularia sp. NIES-3585 genome and includes:
- a CDS encoding ribulose bisphosphate carboxylase small subunit encodes the protein MVVRSTAAPPTPWSRNLAEPKIHESAFVHPASNIIGDVRIGANVIVAPGTSIRADEGTPFSIGENTNIQDGVVIHGLDQGRVIGDDQNQYSVWVGKNVSITHMALIHGPAYVGDDAFIGFRSTVFNARVGAGCVVMMHVLIKDVEIPPGKYIPSGSIITSQHQADRLPDAEVEDQQFAHHVVGINQSLRTGYLCAADSKCIAPIRDEIAKSYTNTGITVLELERSSEVSSNSLGAEIVEQVRYLLDQGFKIGTEHVDERRFRTGCWQSCQPIQPGSMGEAIASLESCLRDHSGEYVRLFGIDSGRRRVLETIIQRPDGVVSAIKSSGFKPSASNGNGRYSSNGNGHVASSGALSSETIDQVRGLLSSGYKIGTEHVDERRFRTGSWTSCKPIESTSTNEVIAALEECIELHQGEYVRLIGIDAKAKRRVLESIIQRPNGQVAPSGEKQSFSRGSSGTATATATATSTKLSSEAVDQIRQILAGGYKVSAEHVDQRRFRTGSWASCGQIDTKSDREAIAVLEGYLAEYPEEYVRLIGIDTKAKRRILETIIQRP
- a CDS encoding transferase is translated as MSVPPLHLSNNFDSYTSGEVIIHPSAVLAPGVILQAAVNSKMIIGPGVCIGMGSILQVSEGILEVEAGANLGAGFLMVGKGKIGANACVGSATTVFNCSIEPGTVIPPGSILGDTSRQIEDTQQLESSTNNGAKTSHEEQPEVENSSEADEETVMSSTTISATTYWKFKHQSTSSEPSPTSESQPAPVEPTPEKPAPVEENPNATNSIPQKPKSSQPLTESPNSFGNQIYGQVSISRLLVTLFPHRQTLNNPISDDQAE
- a CDS encoding BMC domain-containing protein produces the protein METSNQHSLSTIRKSRRRDSLKNTALGLVSTSSFPAIVGTADMMLKSAGVHLVGYEKIGSGQCTAIVRGGIADVRLAVEAGVQTAEQFGQLVSSLVIPRPYPNLEIVLPINSRLSKLMEEGNQSSLSNLAIGLVETRGFPAMVGACDAMLKAADVHLAAYEKIGAGLCTAIIRGTVANVAVAVEAGMFEAERIGELNAVMVIPRPLDEMENTLPLASCWIEHREPLNMPVNVEEQVAEIEVLQLPDLSQIPAKFAEEVNEEIWKDE
- a CDS encoding LysR family transcriptional regulator gives rise to the protein MKQATLHQLKVFEAAARHSSFTRAAEELFLTQPTVSMQIKQLTKSVGLPLFEQVGKRLFLTEAGRELFATCRQIFETIAQFEMTVADLKGLKQGQLRLAVITTAKYFVPRLLGPFCQLYPGIEIALQVTNHERLLERMVNNMDDLYILSQVPENLDVSYEPFLDNPLVVFAPVNHPLAKEKNIPIGRLTNQPFIMREPGSGTRRAVQELFDEHGVKVKVKLELGSNEAIKQAIAGGLGISVLSRHTLMPDSSEFSILDVEHFPIKRTWFIGYPSGKQLSIVARTYYDYLLEAAKKFVEETGFSAYSKSEDIPTNLGD
- a CDS encoding sodium/glutamate symporter, giving the protein MFKLIDVFWAYILIAILILVGRLIRQRLGILRSLYIPSSIVAGILALLLGKGALGAIVNSVNPESPLVQGLFTENVQAVWSQSPGIFINIVFATLFLGQYVPTLQQFWRKAAPQVALGQAIAWGQYVVGIILAITILTPVFDLPPIVACLIEVAFEGGHGTSAGMAATFTELGFTAGPDLSLALATVGLVSGVVSGTILIHWGRRTGRIKVSREASDNLENAENQLPEEEPSVTIARKHLVRNLLIDPLSLNFGFVGLAIAFGWLILEALRFMESITWGRGGVQLISYVPLFPIALIGGMIVQYILMRTRRTYLISRPLMENIGGLALDITIVTALASISLSVLGDNLAPFLILSVAGIAWNVCAFVFLGPHLLPFYWFERGIGDMGQSMGVTSTGLLLLRMVDPDNRSGAFESFAYKQLLFEPIVGGGLFTAAAPLLIANFGSIPILLLTSFILAFWLIFGFYNCKQIRKQSG
- a CDS encoding DUF433 domain-containing protein — encoded protein: MLGLDNITFDPGIMGGQACIRGMRIPVSLVVNLIANGKIVEEILEEYPDLEAEDIRQSLLYAAWLTQERVYPFKFA
- a CDS encoding type II toxin-antitoxin system HicA family toxin yields the protein MSVKRKDLIKHLEQNGFYLLREGGNHSIYSNETKTIPVKRHRTIDRITANEICKQAGLSPNF
- a CDS encoding type II toxin-antitoxin system HicB family antitoxin, which encodes MLITYTAKYTKINSGYMGQLIEWQEVITEGETLEECRAMLQDATKEMILAYRQQNKEIPIGNSLLEQIPVEV
- a CDS encoding tetratricopeptide repeat protein; translation: LLYESQGRYDQAEPLYLQALELLKRLLGDNHPSVATSLNNLALLYESQGRYDQAEPLYLQALELFKRLLGDNHPHTITVRENWEACRQQNSG
- a CDS encoding tetratricopeptide repeat protein produces the protein MSENRPNPEQIRQNAFENVQARDITIKNFTQSINLGKTSQAIGIPQNLPLSGVVKFVGRDEELQKIHQLLQENNQVAIAAIAGMGGLGKTELALQYAMSQRDTYKGGICWLQVKAGDVGVQVVQFARTQLDLNPPEEFDLPAQVQFCLRNWREGDVLLVVDDVTDYRQVKTYLNGLSSRFRVLMTTRQLLGASIKQLPLDVLQPDAALELLRSLLGETPERIERELDVANQLCAWLGYLPLGLELVGRYLARKPDLSLSEMMQRLEKKRLEQAALVKPDVDMTAQLGVKAAFELSWQELTEDDQQLGCLISLFAAAPIPWKLVEQCLPEEDEEDLEEIRDDKLLYLHLLQRKGEGIYQLHPLLREFFQSKLTGLEQVEEFKLSVSQVMVTVAKKIPQTPTLEEINAVSLAIPHLAEVANHLIQYVSDEDLIWPFLGLSRFYEGQGLYTLAEPWNQQCLSTVQNRLGENHPSVATSLNNLAGLYDSQGRYDQAEPLLLQALELDKRL
- a CDS encoding cytochrome P450; the encoded protein is MTATYNLPDGPKLPRYLRMVKFITQPVKYVEDFAKVYGDNFTIWNRGDKHIVYFSHPQALEQIFSAHPSCFKSGGGGGGLGFLLGENSVIILDGDRHQRQRQLLTPPFHGERMRAYGETIRKITQQVSNEWTIGKPFNIRASMQEITLRVILRVVFGVDEGPVFRELGRLLTSLLDFMGSPLMSSAFFFSFMQKDLGAWSPWGRVVRLLQQIDQVIYSLIKERRAESGQHRQDILSLLISARYDDGEGMSDVELRDELMTMLVAGHETTASALTWAFYWLGQLPEVREKLQRELETLGVNPEPSSIAKLPYLTAVCQETLRIYPIVGNGFPRVVKTPVEIMGYKLPVGTVIIPSIYLAHHREEVYPQSQQFKPERFLEKQFSPYEYLPFGGGNRRCIGLAFAQYEMKIALATILSEFQLSLVNQRPVYPVRRGLTLAAPAGMQMIPTVQVTRASTPVNV